A genomic region of Leptolyngbya sp. NIES-2104 contains the following coding sequences:
- a CDS encoding PD-(D/E)XK nuclease family protein, which produces MRLSQGHLNLLELCPRKFQHTYLEQLGSPNSPEQQERLLSGSRFHALMQQWEMGLPIEPFLQEDPQLRQWFHAFIGAAPQILQIHDPMFRESEHLRMLEFQGHILTVVYDLLILTEQEAQILDWKTYPKPSKADLAQSWQSRLYPFVLAETSDYAPEQISMTYWFFQANGEMAQSLKLSYSAKQHEETRQVLSQLLNQFSEWLDRYETQSEPFPQLPETASECLDCSFSIRCQRSDQVLEPHELSFAEIQEVPL; this is translated from the coding sequence ATGCGACTTTCCCAAGGTCATCTCAATTTATTAGAACTGTGCCCGCGAAAATTTCAGCACACGTATTTAGAACAATTAGGATCACCGAATTCTCCAGAGCAACAAGAGCGACTCTTATCGGGAAGTCGGTTCCACGCCTTGATGCAACAGTGGGAGATGGGTTTACCGATCGAGCCTTTCCTGCAAGAAGATCCGCAGCTTAGACAATGGTTTCATGCGTTTATCGGAGCCGCCCCGCAAATTCTCCAGATTCATGATCCAATGTTTCGAGAAAGCGAACATCTCCGAATGCTGGAATTTCAAGGACACATTCTGACAGTGGTATATGACCTGTTAATTTTGACCGAACAAGAAGCCCAAATTCTCGATTGGAAAACGTATCCAAAACCCTCGAAAGCAGATTTAGCTCAAAGCTGGCAGTCGCGTTTATACCCGTTTGTATTAGCGGAAACGAGCGATTATGCACCCGAACAGATTTCGATGACCTACTGGTTTTTCCAAGCAAACGGGGAAATGGCTCAAAGCTTGAAGCTGTCTTACAGTGCGAAGCAGCACGAGGAAACACGACAGGTTTTATCTCAATTGTTAAATCAGTTTAGTGAATGGCTCGATCGATACGAAACCCAAAGCGAACCCTTCCCGCAACTCCCCGAAACTGCCTCAGAATGTTTGGACTGTAGTTTTTCGATTCGATGTCAGCGCTCCGATCAAGTTTTAGAACCGCATGAGCTTTCTTTTGCAGAGATTCAGGAAGTTCCGCTGTGA
- a CDS encoding phycobilisome rod-core linker polypeptide gives MSVKASGGSSVARPQLYQTVPVATISQAEQQDRFLGRGELDELVQYFKSGQKRLEIAEILTRNSELIVSRSANRIFTGGSPMAFLEKPAEEPVKTVAGTTLNTEEGMKLGTVTYAEGSGGGLFGGIRNFFLTPSAGAIPPGFRPINVARYGPSNMAKSLRDLSWFLRYTTYAIVAGDPNIISVNTRGLREIIERACSSDATIVALQEMKVAAGNYFRGDADAKEIVDQYFDVLITEFKAPTPSDKVRQRPSGDLQGLQLPQIYFNAAERRPKYAMKPGLSSSEKNDVVKAAYRQVFERDITRAYSLGISDLESKVKNGDISMKEFVRRLAKSPLYRKNFFEPYINSRALELAFRHILGRGPSSREEVQKYFSIVSGGGLNALVDALVDSKEYGDYFGEETVPYLRGLGQEAQECRNWGPQQDLFNYSAPFRKVPQFLTTFASYDQPLPDQHPYGSGNDPLEIQFGAIFPKETKNPSSNPAPFGKDTRRILINRGPGINNQLSNPNARGVAPGTLGPKVFKYDQSPSFTGTFAKKSSGTQGISTKFSESSTQAVIKAAYLQVFGRDVYDGQRLKFDEIKLENGEITVKEFIRRLAKSPLFRSLYWEKLYVTKAIEYIHRRLLGRPTYGRQEINQYFDLCSKKGVFAVIDAILDTEEYNKTFGEDTIPYERYLTPAGVSLRTVRVGSIQDKGTKVTKEETPRFVELGTAAGMRTQPDIDFRINQGVSKKREQTKVFKLTQTTDKTNLQTVIGAAYRQVFERDIAPYVAQNEFSALESKLGNGEINLKEFIIGLGSSGLYIKEFYTPYPNTKVIELGTKHFLGRAPLDQAEIRKYNKILATQGLKAFVTEMVNSEEYAEAFGEDVVPYNRFLTLPAANFPNSQTLYNKLTKQNNKVEIPSFSPAKSKMDVAQMPLTATAIEDNAAQERKADGSKPRFIQLGRSFSNGDGQSVEVGVGTSRRKPARIYRMNPGMSQNETELVLNAIYVQVMDVFSGQVPSQFKRSDLESKLRNGEISVREFVKTLASSDIYVRRFYAPYPNTKVIEFLFRHLLGRAPATQAEIREYNKILASQGLKAAVTAMVNSAEYSRYFGEDVVPYKRYPSLPAGNYLGSVKADADLVKQSWSDLSPSYVTGRLS, from the coding sequence ATGAGTGTTAAGGCAAGTGGTGGAAGCTCGGTTGCACGCCCGCAACTATACCAAACCGTACCAGTTGCTACGATTTCACAAGCAGAACAACAAGACCGCTTTCTCGGTCGCGGTGAGCTTGATGAACTTGTGCAGTATTTTAAGTCCGGGCAGAAACGCCTCGAAATCGCTGAAATTCTGACTCGCAACTCGGAATTGATCGTTTCTCGATCGGCGAACCGCATCTTCACGGGTGGTTCACCGATGGCGTTTTTGGAGAAGCCTGCTGAAGAACCCGTGAAAACGGTGGCAGGTACAACCTTGAACACCGAAGAAGGAATGAAACTGGGCACGGTCACTTATGCGGAAGGCTCTGGTGGCGGATTGTTCGGCGGCATTCGGAACTTCTTCTTAACCCCCAGCGCAGGCGCGATTCCCCCCGGTTTCCGCCCGATTAACGTCGCCCGTTATGGTCCGAGCAACATGGCGAAGTCGTTACGCGACTTAAGCTGGTTCTTGCGCTATACCACTTATGCGATCGTCGCTGGCGATCCGAATATTATCTCGGTCAATACTCGCGGTTTGCGGGAAATCATCGAGCGGGCTTGTTCGAGCGATGCCACGATCGTTGCTCTACAAGAAATGAAGGTTGCCGCTGGAAATTACTTCCGGGGTGATGCGGATGCGAAAGAAATCGTGGATCAGTATTTCGATGTCTTGATTACTGAGTTCAAAGCGCCGACTCCTTCGGATAAAGTACGTCAGCGTCCGTCGGGTGATCTTCAAGGTCTGCAACTGCCGCAAATCTACTTCAACGCAGCAGAACGCCGTCCGAAGTACGCGATGAAGCCGGGACTATCGAGCAGCGAAAAGAACGATGTGGTGAAAGCGGCTTACCGCCAAGTGTTTGAACGCGACATCACCCGCGCTTATTCGTTGGGAATTTCGGATCTCGAATCCAAAGTCAAGAACGGCGACATTTCGATGAAGGAATTCGTCCGCCGTTTGGCAAAATCGCCGCTGTACCGCAAGAATTTCTTCGAGCCATATATTAACAGTCGCGCTTTAGAATTGGCGTTTCGTCATATCTTGGGTCGTGGTCCTTCTTCACGTGAAGAAGTGCAGAAATATTTCTCGATCGTGTCTGGTGGTGGCTTAAATGCACTCGTCGATGCGCTCGTGGACTCCAAAGAATACGGCGACTACTTCGGTGAAGAAACCGTTCCGTATCTACGGGGTTTGGGACAAGAAGCGCAAGAATGCCGCAACTGGGGTCCGCAACAAGACCTGTTCAACTACAGTGCGCCATTCCGCAAAGTTCCACAGTTCCTCACAACTTTTGCATCGTACGATCAACCGCTACCGGATCAGCACCCTTATGGCTCTGGCAACGATCCGCTAGAAATTCAATTCGGTGCCATCTTCCCGAAAGAGACGAAGAATCCCAGTTCTAACCCGGCTCCGTTCGGCAAAGATACCCGTCGGATTCTGATCAATCGCGGTCCGGGTATCAACAACCAATTGAGCAATCCCAATGCTCGTGGTGTGGCTCCTGGAACGTTAGGACCGAAGGTATTCAAGTACGATCAAAGTCCAAGCTTCACTGGAACATTCGCTAAGAAGTCTTCTGGAACTCAAGGGATCAGCACCAAGTTCTCGGAAAGTTCGACTCAAGCGGTGATCAAAGCGGCTTACCTGCAAGTCTTTGGTCGTGATGTGTACGACGGTCAACGCCTCAAATTCGACGAAATCAAGCTCGAAAACGGCGAAATTACCGTCAAAGAGTTCATTCGTCGCTTGGCAAAATCGCCTCTGTTCCGCAGTTTGTACTGGGAAAAACTGTATGTGACGAAAGCGATCGAATATATTCACCGTCGCTTACTCGGTCGTCCTACCTACGGTCGTCAAGAAATCAACCAATACTTTGATCTCTGCTCGAAGAAAGGCGTATTTGCCGTCATCGACGCAATTCTTGACACCGAGGAGTACAACAAAACTTTTGGCGAAGATACCATTCCCTATGAGCGCTATCTCACGCCCGCTGGTGTTTCTCTGAGAACCGTCCGGGTTGGCTCGATTCAAGACAAAGGCACGAAGGTTACGAAGGAAGAAACGCCTCGCTTCGTGGAATTGGGAACCGCTGCGGGAATGCGGACTCAGCCGGATATCGACTTCCGGATCAATCAAGGGGTCAGCAAGAAGCGCGAACAAACCAAAGTGTTCAAGCTGACTCAAACCACGGACAAGACGAACCTGCAAACGGTGATTGGAGCCGCTTATCGTCAAGTGTTCGAGCGTGACATTGCTCCTTATGTCGCACAAAACGAATTCTCGGCACTCGAAAGTAAGCTCGGCAATGGTGAAATCAACCTCAAAGAGTTCATCATCGGCTTAGGTTCTTCTGGCTTGTACATCAAGGAGTTCTACACCCCGTACCCGAACACGAAAGTGATCGAACTGGGAACCAAGCACTTCTTGGGACGCGCTCCGCTCGATCAAGCTGAAATTCGCAAGTACAACAAGATTCTTGCAACTCAAGGCTTGAAAGCATTCGTCACCGAAATGGTGAACAGCGAAGAATACGCGGAAGCATTCGGCGAAGATGTGGTTCCATATAACCGCTTCTTAACGCTGCCTGCGGCGAACTTCCCGAACTCGCAAACCTTGTACAACAAGCTCACCAAGCAGAATAACAAGGTCGAGATTCCGAGCTTCTCGCCTGCGAAATCGAAGATGGATGTGGCTCAAATGCCATTAACCGCAACCGCGATCGAAGACAATGCCGCCCAAGAGCGCAAAGCCGACGGCAGCAAACCCCGATTTATCCAACTCGGTCGATCGTTTAGCAATGGTGACGGTCAATCGGTTGAAGTCGGAGTCGGCACCAGCCGCCGGAAACCTGCCCGCATCTATCGGATGAATCCGGGTATGTCGCAGAACGAAACCGAATTGGTGCTCAACGCGATTTACGTCCAAGTGATGGATGTATTTAGCGGACAAGTGCCGAGCCAGTTTAAGCGATCGGATCTCGAAAGTAAGCTGCGGAACGGCGAAATCTCGGTGCGGGAATTCGTCAAGACCTTGGCAAGCTCAGACATCTACGTGCGTCGCTTCTACGCTCCGTACCCAAATACGAAAGTGATCGAGTTCTTGTTCCGTCACTTGTTGGGTCGTGCACCTGCAACCCAAGCTGAAATCCGTGAGTACAACAAGATCTTGGCGAGTCAAGGCTTGAAAGCTGCGGTGACTGCAATGGTCAACAGTGCAGAATACTCGCGCTACTTTGGCGAAGATGTGGTTCCGTACAAGCGTTATCCGTCGCTTCCTGCTGGTAACTACCTCGGTAGTGTGAAAGCGGATGCGGACTTGGTGAAACAATCTTGGTCGGATCTGTCGCCGTCTTATGTGACGGGTCGCCTGAGCTAG
- the ebsA gene encoding type IV pilus biogenesis protein EbsA: MSIEKLQPAPTQQVGVYLPYYPQQGKKQLLPFAISLYQKGALEGERKIEGGDSIPFVASWNVSTLPADLCRCRIQFEGNAELSYEVMMANFEFVDFLIEVIHNFKRSRLSDFSQSFYRKLLRIDD, encoded by the coding sequence ATGTCGATCGAGAAACTTCAACCCGCGCCGACTCAACAAGTTGGGGTATATCTGCCCTACTATCCGCAGCAGGGAAAAAAACAGCTTCTACCGTTTGCAATTAGTCTCTATCAGAAAGGTGCTTTAGAAGGAGAGCGCAAAATCGAAGGGGGCGATAGTATTCCATTTGTCGCGTCTTGGAATGTATCGACGCTGCCCGCTGATTTATGTCGCTGTCGGATTCAGTTCGAGGGGAATGCGGAACTAAGTTATGAAGTGATGATGGCGAATTTTGAATTTGTGGATTTCTTGATTGAAGTGATTCACAATTTCAAGCGCAGTCGCTTGTCGGATTTTTCTCAGTCGTTTTATCGAAAGCTGCTCAGAATCGACGACTAA
- a CDS encoding phosphotransacetylase family protein: MPKSAKYLLIGSLEAYSGKSAAILGIAHQLKARGLDLAYGKALGGGWGQTQMADSDGDIQFVAETIQLSDDRLQAPVLTLNSETVENRLNGSDTQDYRQALKERSQNQKGDLVILEGPGTLSEGKLFDLSLLQVADTIQASVMLVARFHSVLLLDVILSAKEQLGDRLIGVLINDVPREQVEAINNSFSPFLEKQGIAVFGVLPSSTLLRSVSVAELVHQLGAEVLCRGDRLDHMVESLTIGAMNVNSALKYFRARQNMAVVTGGDRTDLQLAALETSTQCLILTGHIPPTKDIISRAEDLEIPILSVDLDTLTTVEIIERAFGEVRLQEPIKFQCICQMIEQYFDSDRLLETLGLMPAGAL, from the coding sequence GTGCCTAAGTCTGCCAAGTATTTATTGATTGGTTCCCTAGAAGCCTACAGTGGCAAGTCTGCTGCGATTTTAGGCATTGCCCACCAACTGAAAGCGCGAGGGCTGGACCTTGCCTATGGTAAAGCGCTAGGTGGCGGGTGGGGACAAACCCAGATGGCAGATAGCGATGGCGATATTCAGTTTGTGGCAGAAACAATTCAGTTGAGTGACGATCGACTTCAAGCCCCGGTTTTGACGCTGAATTCAGAAACGGTTGAGAATCGATTGAATGGTTCGGATACCCAGGATTATCGGCAAGCGTTGAAAGAGCGATCGCAAAACCAAAAAGGCGATCTGGTGATTCTTGAAGGTCCTGGAACCCTCAGCGAAGGAAAATTATTCGATTTATCACTGTTGCAAGTTGCCGATACGATTCAAGCATCGGTCATGCTCGTTGCTCGATTTCATTCGGTGTTGTTGTTGGATGTGATTTTGAGCGCGAAAGAGCAATTAGGCGATCGTTTAATCGGTGTGCTGATTAACGATGTGCCAAGGGAGCAAGTTGAAGCGATTAACAATTCCTTCTCCCCATTTTTAGAGAAACAAGGGATTGCGGTGTTTGGAGTGCTGCCGAGCAGTACTTTACTTAGAAGTGTGAGTGTTGCGGAATTAGTTCATCAGCTTGGTGCAGAAGTGCTGTGTCGGGGCGATCGGCTTGATCATATGGTCGAAAGTTTGACGATCGGGGCGATGAACGTGAATTCTGCACTGAAATACTTTCGTGCTCGGCAAAATATGGCAGTAGTGACAGGTGGCGATCGTACTGATTTGCAATTAGCGGCACTCGAAACTTCAACCCAATGTTTGATTCTGACGGGTCACATTCCACCGACAAAAGACATTATTTCGCGGGCAGAAGATCTAGAAATTCCGATTCTCTCAGTGGATCTCGATACGCTTACAACGGTTGAAATTATCGAACGGGCATTTGGGGAAGTTCGACTGCAAGAACCGATCAAGTTTCAGTGTATTTGTCAAATGATCGAGCAGTATTTTGATAGTGATCGACTGCTTGAGACATTAGGCTTGATGCCTGCTGGAGCGCTTTAG
- a CDS encoding DUF2281 domain-containing protein, producing the protein MSSESLVIEKLKMLSPERQQEVLDFIEFLQQKDQSQAADDQTAQLDNFKSDWISDPFFGIWRDREDLEDSATWVRQIRQQHWNR; encoded by the coding sequence ATGAGTTCTGAATCGCTGGTGATTGAAAAATTAAAGATGCTTTCACCCGAACGGCAGCAAGAGGTCTTAGATTTCATTGAGTTTCTGCAACAAAAAGACCAATCACAGGCGGCTGATGATCAAACAGCGCAGTTAGATAACTTCAAATCTGACTGGATATCTGATCCATTTTTTGGAATTTGGCGCGATCGTGAAGATTTAGAAGATAGTGCTACTTGGGTCAGACAAATTCGCCAGCAGCACTGGAACCGCTAG
- a CDS encoding type II toxin-antitoxin system VapC family toxin produces the protein MSQVILIDSDILIDYSRGMIATGEYLATSAVTTTLAISVVTQMEIIVGCRDKRSLQAAEKFLARFEVIPVNEAVSHQAVELLRQYYLSHSLLIPDALIAATAISYNYPLVTKNQRDFRFISGVTLLPPP, from the coding sequence ATGTCGCAGGTTATTCTAATCGATTCCGATATTTTGATTGATTACAGTCGGGGAATGATTGCAACGGGTGAATATCTCGCAACATCGGCTGTAACGACAACGCTTGCGATCAGTGTCGTAACGCAGATGGAAATTATTGTAGGTTGTCGTGATAAACGATCACTTCAAGCAGCAGAAAAGTTTCTCGCAAGGTTTGAAGTGATTCCAGTCAATGAAGCGGTTTCGCATCAAGCCGTTGAACTGCTTCGCCAATATTATCTGAGTCACAGTTTGCTGATTCCAGACGCGCTAATTGCAGCAACCGCAATTTCATACAATTACCCACTTGTGACGAAGAACCAGCGCGATTTTCGGTTTATTTCAGGTGTCACATTATTACCGCCTCCCTAG
- a CDS encoding prephenate/arogenate dehydrogenase, with translation MQIGIVGLGLIGGSLGLDLRSQGHTVLGVSRKSRTCEIAVVRGAVDAAETDLSLLADTDAIFVCTPIVHLVPTIEQLIPCIASDTVLTDVGSVKASIVKNISPMWKNFVGGHPMAGTAESGIEAAVHGLFAGNPYVLTPTEETPRDAIDRIESLLRPLQVKLFHCQPEDHDRAVAWISHLPVMVSASLISACLNESDSTVLKLAQALASSGFRDTSRVGGGNPELGLMMAQYNRSEVLRSLHTYRAEIDQIIALIEQEDWKALEALLIRTQEMRSTFL, from the coding sequence ATGCAAATCGGAATCGTGGGCTTGGGATTGATCGGCGGATCGCTGGGATTGGATTTGCGATCGCAAGGTCACACCGTTCTCGGAGTCAGCCGCAAATCCCGAACCTGTGAAATTGCGGTTGTCCGTGGTGCAGTCGATGCAGCCGAAACGGATTTGTCGCTCTTGGCGGATACCGATGCGATTTTTGTCTGTACCCCGATCGTGCATTTGGTTCCTACGATTGAACAATTGATTCCGTGTATCGCTTCAGACACCGTTTTAACCGATGTTGGCTCAGTTAAAGCATCGATCGTCAAAAATATTTCACCGATGTGGAAAAATTTCGTTGGCGGTCATCCGATGGCAGGCACCGCAGAAAGTGGCATCGAAGCCGCTGTACATGGATTGTTTGCGGGAAATCCTTATGTTTTGACTCCGACTGAGGAAACGCCTAGAGATGCGATTGATCGAATCGAATCGCTATTACGTCCATTGCAGGTGAAATTATTTCACTGTCAGCCCGAAGATCACGATCGAGCCGTTGCCTGGATTTCTCACCTTCCAGTGATGGTCAGCGCGAGTTTAATTTCTGCTTGTTTAAATGAGTCAGATTCCACAGTCTTAAAACTTGCTCAAGCTTTAGCGAGTTCTGGATTTCGCGATACAAGTCGCGTTGGTGGCGGCAATCCAGAATTAGGACTAATGATGGCACAGTACAATCGATCGGAAGTTTTGCGATCGCTCCACACCTATCGAGCAGAAATCGATCAAATCATTGCACTGATTGAACAGGAAGACTGGAAAGCCTTAGAAGCACTGTTAATACGGACTCAGGAAATGCGATCGACGTTTCTCTAG
- a CDS encoding pentapeptide repeat-containing protein — translation MNVEELLEHYAADLREFSGLNLSGVNLPGVNLSRSIFVQANFNAAKLTSADFSHSVCQTANFHGANLTLADFSYTDLQNADLSKAELTRTDFSMANLQGANLSYADLRDAKLRCVNLDRANLSRADLRYAKLISANLQRTNFTSSDLSSTDLSGADLRDAELRQTTLNRANLQGANLQGANLRWADLSGANLRWADLTGAKLSGANLTGADLSHATLLDATLVHVDLTRSNLGFVDWRGADLSGSNLTGAKLYAVSPFGVKTAGTVCRWIDLSQNGDQSQIYQFFSNDPSEYFHSTPPTVEIVIDDRLTPDAHCALAVAYQQFARQGKAIAPPQIQIHKRRTVLRFELDRNEDLFWTAFVAILPFTDATLTQKALIHLLRSISTETISDVPHGVQILHSLVTSLSQSIQKLDTTKLLQVIPIAIQKIRFFQAPTRSTLLNSANRAIALYDNPQFGKRRIKYAESEEEFAFLTQPTLFVPPTQKEVIEFLQGFSDRS, via the coding sequence ATGAACGTTGAGGAACTGCTCGAACACTATGCTGCGGATCTCCGAGAATTTTCGGGGCTGAACCTCAGCGGGGTCAATCTTCCAGGGGTGAATTTAAGTCGATCGATCTTTGTGCAAGCCAATTTCAACGCGGCAAAACTAACGAGCGCCGATTTTAGTCATTCGGTTTGTCAAACTGCGAATTTTCACGGCGCGAATTTGACTTTGGCAGATTTTAGCTATACCGATCTTCAGAATGCGGATTTGAGCAAGGCGGAACTCACCCGGACTGACTTTAGTATGGCGAATTTACAAGGCGCGAATCTAAGTTATGCAGATTTACGCGATGCCAAATTGCGCTGCGTCAATCTCGATCGAGCAAACCTCAGTCGAGCAGATTTACGCTACGCCAAACTGATTTCTGCAAATTTACAGCGGACAAATTTCACCAGTAGCGATTTGAGCAGTACCGATCTTTCTGGAGCAGATTTACGCGATGCAGAACTGAGACAGACAACACTCAATCGGGCGAATTTACAGGGCGCGAACTTGCAGGGAGCGAATTTACGCTGGGCGGATTTAAGTGGGGCAAATTTGCGCTGGGCGGATTTGACCGGAGCGAAACTTAGTGGCGCGAATTTGACCGGAGCAGATTTGTCTCATGCCACGCTGCTAGATGCGACTTTGGTTCATGTAGATTTAACGCGATCGAATCTTGGGTTTGTCGATTGGCGAGGGGCAGATCTCAGCGGTTCTAATCTCACAGGCGCAAAACTCTACGCAGTTTCACCATTCGGTGTGAAAACGGCTGGCACCGTTTGCCGCTGGATTGATCTGAGTCAGAACGGCGATCAAAGCCAGATTTATCAGTTTTTCAGTAATGATCCGAGCGAGTATTTTCATTCAACGCCGCCAACAGTTGAGATTGTGATTGACGATCGCTTAACTCCGGATGCTCATTGTGCGTTAGCGGTCGCGTATCAACAATTTGCACGACAAGGAAAAGCGATCGCGCCCCCTCAGATCCAAATTCACAAGCGGCGGACGGTTTTGAGGTTTGAACTCGATCGCAACGAAGATCTTTTTTGGACAGCCTTTGTAGCAATTCTGCCGTTCACCGATGCAACTTTAACTCAGAAAGCTTTGATTCATCTGCTGCGATCGATTTCAACTGAAACCATCAGTGATGTTCCGCATGGAGTTCAGATTCTGCATTCACTTGTGACCAGTCTGAGTCAATCCATTCAGAAATTAGACACGACGAAACTACTGCAAGTGATTCCGATCGCGATTCAAAAGATTCGATTTTTCCAGGCTCCGACCCGATCAACTTTACTAAATTCGGCAAATCGAGCGATTGCCCTTTACGACAATCCGCAGTTTGGCAAACGTCGAATTAAATATGCGGAATCGGAAGAAGAATTTGCCTTTTTGACTCAACCCACACTGTTTGTGCCGCCGACGCAGAAAGAAGTGATCGAATTTCTTCAGGGATTTAGCGATCGTTCATAA
- a CDS encoding tetratricopeptide repeat protein, with protein MLKKNQSVFAFLLGGFLVCSVPTSSITVAQAQQTPQQELTQLKQQQQLRSQVEDEIDRALSRSSLLLNIALITLTVFPIAIMVALWKFRRIIIREIVDRGLAQLQHLSEVEHQLQDVQREAEGRIQQSREVIDQLEREVQALQQRISEDAESLTGLTSQLSRSQSELLAGLETQVNLSKRELEKLSSDFVAHLSMLQTDANEQTSIAVDRFNEVRDQLVAQLDEIEAFATTQQHLTQEHLSRSQTAFTTHLDELQSDVQQQRDQTLQRLAQFEQDYITQLSDAQTDTEDRRNQLLEDLRHLKSEFASQLAEFHTDSQHQRDRIREQIEQLESELSGTATEVRSSLEQRQKQLQDDLTQKETEVRSQLDLHQKRVQEDLDQKETEVRSQLDLHQKQLQNDLTQRQSEVLSQFSELETTAIQGRTNFLDKLRLLDSDAVQQKQAIFNKLQQLEIEFVSQLSGLREQAQNRRPAPVETPVIEQSSDFEQAEALFKSGQFEDAIAHYDRALKNQSNNPELWLRRGLALGRLKQFKEAIASYDRAIQLEPDYSEAWCDRGVALGKLQRHEEAFRSFNQAVQIRPKDSIAWLNRGLALQMLGRYSEALASFDEALKLDSEAYKVWNYRGYLLVQLERDRDALESFDFAIDIQPKYAPAYYNKAICYALQGHTQAAIENLEEAIRLNPRYRDDAKNDPEFEQIMNDRRFRQLIEH; from the coding sequence ATGCTGAAAAAGAATCAATCAGTTTTTGCTTTTCTCTTGGGCGGCTTTCTCGTCTGCTCCGTGCCTACAAGCTCGATCACGGTTGCTCAGGCACAGCAAACTCCGCAGCAAGAACTAACGCAACTGAAACAGCAGCAGCAATTAAGGTCGCAAGTCGAAGACGAGATCGATCGCGCTTTATCCCGTTCAAGTTTGTTACTAAACATTGCGCTGATCACTCTAACGGTCTTCCCGATCGCGATCATGGTCGCGTTATGGAAATTCCGCCGGATTATCATTCGCGAAATTGTCGATCGTGGACTTGCACAGCTTCAGCACCTTTCAGAAGTCGAACATCAGTTACAAGATGTCCAGCGAGAAGCTGAAGGCAGAATTCAACAATCTCGTGAGGTGATTGATCAACTTGAACGAGAAGTTCAAGCCTTACAGCAGAGAATTTCAGAAGATGCGGAAAGTTTAACCGGATTGACTTCGCAGTTGTCGCGATCGCAATCTGAACTCCTCGCCGGACTCGAAACGCAGGTGAATCTCTCGAAGCGTGAACTAGAAAAGCTTTCCTCAGATTTTGTGGCGCATCTCTCAATGCTACAAACCGATGCAAATGAGCAGACGAGCATTGCCGTTGATCGCTTTAACGAAGTTCGCGATCAGTTAGTTGCACAACTAGACGAAATCGAAGCCTTCGCGACGACTCAGCAACACTTAACACAGGAACATCTAAGCCGCTCACAGACGGCATTTACAACACACCTGGACGAGCTTCAATCGGATGTTCAGCAGCAACGCGATCAAACGCTGCAACGATTGGCGCAATTCGAGCAGGATTACATCACGCAGCTTTCAGACGCGCAGACCGACACAGAAGATCGGCGCAATCAACTATTAGAAGATTTGCGCCATCTCAAGAGCGAATTTGCTTCACAGCTTGCTGAATTTCACACCGATAGCCAACACCAACGCGATCGCATTCGTGAACAAATCGAACAATTAGAATCTGAGCTTTCTGGAACGGCAACCGAAGTACGATCGAGCTTAGAACAGCGCCAAAAACAGCTTCAAGACGATCTGACTCAGAAAGAAACGGAAGTGCGATCGCAGCTTGATCTCCATCAGAAACGAGTTCAGGAAGATCTTGATCAGAAAGAAACGGAAGTGCGATCGCAGCTTGATCTCCATCAAAAACAGCTTCAAAACGATCTGACTCAAAGACAATCCGAAGTGTTATCACAGTTCTCTGAGTTGGAAACGACTGCAATTCAAGGCAGAACGAACTTCCTCGACAAGCTACGATTGCTTGATTCGGATGCAGTACAACAAAAACAAGCTATTTTTAACAAACTTCAACAGTTAGAGATTGAATTTGTTTCTCAACTTTCAGGACTGCGGGAACAAGCACAAAATCGCCGTCCTGCACCTGTTGAAACTCCTGTTATCGAACAATCCTCTGATTTTGAGCAGGCTGAAGCATTGTTTAAATCCGGTCAATTTGAAGACGCGATCGCGCATTACGATCGTGCCTTAAAAAACCAATCGAACAATCCTGAACTGTGGCTGAGACGCGGATTAGCGCTCGGACGATTGAAACAATTCAAAGAAGCGATCGCCTCTTACGATCGAGCGATTCAACTTGAGCCGGATTATTCAGAAGCTTGGTGCGATCGCGGGGTTGCCCTCGGTAAATTACAACGCCACGAAGAAGCCTTCCGCTCCTTCAATCAAGCAGTGCAGATTCGCCCCAAAGACTCGATCGCCTGGCTCAATCGAGGACTTGCCCTTCAGATGTTAGGTCGATACTCCGAAGCGCTTGCCTCATTCGATGAAGCCCTGAAACTCGATTCTGAAGCATACAAAGTGTGGAACTATCGCGGCTACCTCTTAGTACAGCTAGAACGCGATCGCGATGCACTCGAAAGTTTCGATTTCGCGATCGACATTCAGCCGAAATACGCCCCTGCTTACTACAACAAAGCGATTTGTTATGCACTTCAGGGACATACCCAAGCTGCCATTGAGAACCTCGAAGAAGCGATTCGATTGAATCCCCGCTATCGAGACGATGCCAAAAACGACCCGGAATTCGAGCAAATCATGAACGATCGACGCTTCCGCCAACTGATTGAACACTAA